A single window of Intrasporangium calvum DSM 43043 DNA harbors:
- a CDS encoding DUF5996 family protein has protein sequence MSARAVWPELPVASWEPTRDTLTLWLQVIGKIRIARTPLLNHWWNAPLYVTTRGLTTSPIPGDAGRSLAIDLDLLDHRLDVTTTRGERRSMALEPKSVKDFHAELHGLLGGVGLATEIWPVPVELPEAIRFDEDTTHHDYDPEAVTAFWRTLVEVQRVFEVFRSRFLGKSSPVHLFWGALDLATTRFSGKGAPPHPGGMPNCGPHVMHEAYSHEVSSCGYWPGAEGEGIFYAYAYPDPDGYRDLPPGPAGARWDDELGEFVLPYTAVRTAQDPDAVLLDFLQSTYAAAATTAGWDRAALERPALERPARA, from the coding sequence ATGAGCGCCCGCGCGGTCTGGCCCGAGCTGCCCGTGGCGAGCTGGGAGCCGACCCGCGACACCCTGACGCTGTGGCTCCAGGTGATCGGCAAGATCCGGATCGCGCGCACCCCCCTGCTCAACCACTGGTGGAACGCGCCCCTCTACGTCACCACCCGCGGCCTCACCACCTCTCCCATCCCCGGCGACGCGGGTCGGAGCCTCGCCATCGACCTCGACCTGCTCGACCATCGGCTCGACGTGACGACCACGAGGGGCGAGCGCCGCAGCATGGCCCTCGAGCCGAAGTCGGTCAAGGACTTCCACGCCGAGCTCCACGGACTCCTCGGCGGCGTGGGCCTGGCCACCGAGATCTGGCCGGTGCCGGTCGAGCTCCCCGAGGCGATCCGGTTCGACGAGGACACCACGCACCACGACTACGACCCCGAGGCCGTGACGGCGTTCTGGCGCACGCTGGTCGAGGTGCAGCGGGTCTTCGAGGTCTTCCGGTCCCGATTCCTGGGCAAGTCGAGCCCGGTGCACCTCTTCTGGGGCGCCCTCGACCTGGCGACGACGCGGTTCTCCGGCAAGGGCGCCCCGCCACACCCGGGGGGCATGCCGAACTGCGGCCCCCACGTGATGCACGAGGCCTACTCCCACGAGGTCAGCAGCTGCGGCTACTGGCCGGGGGCGGAGGGTGAGGGCATCTTCTACGCGTACGCCTACCCCGACCCGGACGGCTACCGCGACCTGCCCCCCGGTCCGGCCGGCGCGCGGTGGGACGACGAGCTGGGCGAGTTCGTCCTGCCCTACACCGCGGTCCGGACCGCCCAGGACCCGGACGCCGTGCTCCTCGACTTCCTGCAGAGCACCTACGCGGCGGCGGCGACCACCGCGGGCTGGGACCGCGCGGCCCTGGAGCGCCCGGCCCTGGAGCGCCCCGCCCGGGCTTGA
- a CDS encoding (Fe-S)-binding protein: protein MTDRGLFDKDLLAACISCGFCLPACPTYAMTQDERSSPRGRITLMRALETGRLEEDDPTLQEQASFCLGCRACETVCPAGVQYGALLEQWRDHQWRGRHVPPAALALRAGMRATPLIEAAGRVRGAARPTGPARADAAAHLMLGCAERAMFPQLSRAVLRLLPDVVDVPSGQGCCGALHAHNGDSTTAHRMAEDLGKVMPGVILTTAGGCGAHIAQVLGRDRVRELSEFLLQYWGEHPDRLPPLGRVTVDGRPVRAALQDSCHLRNGLHVTAEPRELIARVADYVELPSAGTCCGAAGTYSILRPEDSQRVLDIHLDEIEAADLDYLIVVNMPCQRQMINGLKRRRSKVRVLHLAELLAAALDVGERERAPSQPPT from the coding sequence ATGACGGACCGCGGCCTCTTCGACAAGGACCTGCTCGCGGCGTGCATCTCCTGCGGTTTCTGCCTGCCCGCGTGCCCGACGTACGCCATGACGCAGGACGAGCGATCCAGCCCGCGCGGCCGGATCACGCTGATGCGCGCCCTCGAGACGGGTCGGCTCGAGGAGGACGACCCGACCCTGCAGGAGCAGGCCTCGTTCTGTCTCGGGTGCCGCGCCTGCGAGACGGTCTGCCCGGCCGGCGTGCAGTACGGCGCGCTCCTCGAGCAGTGGCGCGACCACCAGTGGCGCGGGCGGCACGTCCCGCCCGCCGCCCTGGCCCTGCGAGCCGGGATGCGGGCCACCCCCCTCATCGAGGCGGCCGGCCGCGTGCGCGGGGCCGCGAGGCCGACGGGCCCGGCACGTGCCGACGCCGCGGCGCACCTCATGCTCGGCTGCGCCGAGCGGGCGATGTTCCCGCAGCTCTCGAGGGCGGTCCTCAGGCTGCTCCCCGACGTCGTCGACGTCCCGTCCGGGCAGGGCTGCTGCGGGGCGCTGCACGCCCACAACGGCGACTCGACGACCGCCCACCGGATGGCCGAGGACCTCGGCAAGGTCATGCCCGGCGTGATCCTGACGACCGCCGGCGGCTGCGGGGCGCACATCGCGCAGGTGCTCGGGCGCGACCGGGTCCGGGAGCTGTCCGAGTTCCTCCTCCAGTACTGGGGCGAGCACCCCGACCGGCTGCCTCCCCTCGGCCGGGTCACGGTCGACGGTCGTCCCGTCCGGGCCGCGCTCCAGGACTCCTGCCACCTGCGCAACGGCCTCCACGTCACGGCCGAGCCGAGGGAGCTCATCGCGCGGGTCGCCGACTACGTCGAGCTCCCGTCGGCCGGCACCTGCTGCGGCGCGGCCGGGACGTACTCGATCCTCCGGCCGGAGGACTCGCAGCGCGTCCTCGACATCCACCTCGACGAGATCGAGGCGGCCGACCTCGACTACCTCATCGTCGTCAACATGCCGTGCCAGCGCCAGATGATCAACGGCCTCAAGCGCCGCCGCTCGAAGGTGCGGGTCCTCCACCTCGCCGAACTGCTCGCCGCCGCGCTCGACGTCGGGGAGCGGGAGCGCGCTCCCTCCCAGCCGCCCACCTGA
- a CDS encoding DoxX family protein → MTSLLKPLAARDAVLLVARVLLGAIFLAHGWQKLTEWGLDGTGAAFDQMGVPLPGIAATLAALIELVGGIALILGALTTVFSVLLVLDMVGAAVLVHIGNGVFITENGWELVAALGAGVLLLAATGAGAYSVDRMLSPRPQARVADRERALVY, encoded by the coding sequence GTGACCTCTCTCCTCAAGCCCCTTGCCGCCCGCGACGCCGTTCTCCTGGTGGCCCGCGTCCTCCTCGGCGCGATCTTCCTCGCCCACGGCTGGCAGAAGCTCACCGAGTGGGGCCTCGACGGCACCGGTGCCGCTTTCGACCAGATGGGCGTCCCGCTGCCCGGGATCGCCGCCACCCTCGCGGCCCTGATCGAGCTGGTCGGTGGCATCGCGCTGATCCTCGGCGCCCTGACCACCGTCTTCAGCGTCCTCCTCGTCCTCGACATGGTCGGCGCCGCGGTCCTCGTCCACATCGGCAACGGCGTGTTCATCACCGAGAACGGCTGGGAGCTCGTCGCCGCCCTCGGTGCGGGTGTCCTCCTGCTCGCCGCGACAGGTGCCGGCGCGTACAGCGTCGACCGGATGCTGTCGCCCCGCCCGCAGGCCCGCGTCGCCGACCGCGAGCGCGCGCTCGTCTACTGA
- the nhaA gene encoding Na+/H+ antiporter NhaA, whose protein sequence is MATTTTAPRRHQLGGQLSAPLRRFLATESGGAVLLVVATLVALGWANSTWSETYSRIWSTELAVEVADWALRMDLHHWINDGLMAVFFLVIGLEVRRDLSVGELTDRRKLRLPLLAGLGGMVVPAVLYLLVNSSGEAANGWGVVIGTDTAFLLGTLALVGPATSTQLRVFLLTLTVVDDIVAVSVIGLVYSDDLDAVALAVALAAVAVLVALGRSRVWRTWPYALTILALWLATVASGLHASVAGMVAGLLVPSFAPRRQAVEQAARRFHAFRQSPLADVGRSAQDALVRAVPVNERMQLVLHPWTSYFIVPVFALANAGVDLRGGVLGEALRSPVTWGIVLGLVLGKFVGIGGVALLGSRLGVGRLPQGVGPGQILGGGALSGIGFTVSLLIVGLAFGPELQDEATVGVLLALVLATLLGWLVFTLAAVLHGETTAGLPTVLDRPVDPERDHVRGSVTAPLTLVEYADFECPFCGRATGVVAEVRAHFGADLRYVMRHLPLPDVHPHAELAALAVESAGAQGRFWEMHDLLFEHQGQLETEDLAGYASELGLDVERFLRDLDDEVHSDRIREDVRSAEASGARGTPTFFVGDQRHVGPYDAQTLIAELEASRRDPAREERPRAGHA, encoded by the coding sequence GTGGCCACGACGACAACCGCGCCCCGCCGGCACCAGCTCGGCGGTCAGCTGTCCGCCCCCCTGCGCCGCTTCCTGGCCACCGAGTCGGGCGGCGCCGTACTGCTCGTCGTGGCGACCCTCGTCGCCCTCGGGTGGGCCAACTCGACGTGGTCGGAGACGTACTCGCGGATCTGGTCGACCGAGCTCGCCGTGGAGGTCGCCGACTGGGCGCTCCGGATGGATCTGCACCACTGGATCAACGACGGGCTGATGGCCGTCTTCTTCCTCGTCATCGGGCTCGAGGTGCGCCGAGACCTGTCGGTCGGCGAGCTCACCGACCGCCGCAAGCTCCGGCTCCCGCTGCTCGCGGGCCTCGGCGGCATGGTCGTGCCCGCGGTGCTCTACCTCCTCGTCAACTCGTCCGGGGAGGCGGCGAACGGCTGGGGCGTCGTCATCGGTACGGACACCGCCTTCCTCCTCGGCACCCTCGCGCTCGTCGGACCGGCGACGTCCACGCAGCTGCGGGTCTTCCTGCTGACGCTGACCGTCGTCGACGACATCGTCGCGGTCTCCGTCATCGGCCTGGTGTACTCCGACGACCTCGATGCCGTCGCGCTCGCCGTGGCCCTGGCGGCCGTGGCCGTCCTCGTCGCGTTGGGTCGGTCGAGGGTGTGGCGGACCTGGCCGTATGCCCTCACCATCCTCGCGCTCTGGCTCGCCACCGTGGCCTCCGGGCTGCACGCCTCCGTCGCCGGGATGGTCGCCGGCCTGCTCGTGCCGTCCTTCGCGCCGCGGCGGCAGGCGGTCGAGCAGGCCGCGCGCCGGTTCCACGCGTTCCGGCAGTCGCCGCTCGCCGACGTCGGGCGCTCCGCGCAGGACGCCCTCGTGCGCGCCGTCCCGGTCAACGAGCGGATGCAGCTGGTGCTGCACCCCTGGACGAGCTACTTCATCGTCCCGGTCTTCGCGCTCGCCAACGCGGGAGTCGACCTCCGTGGGGGCGTCCTCGGGGAGGCGCTGCGCTCCCCGGTGACGTGGGGCATCGTCCTCGGGCTCGTCCTCGGCAAGTTCGTCGGGATCGGTGGCGTCGCCCTGCTCGGCTCCCGGCTCGGCGTCGGCCGCCTCCCACAGGGCGTCGGACCCGGCCAGATCCTCGGCGGGGGTGCCCTGTCCGGGATCGGTTTCACCGTGTCGCTGCTCATCGTCGGGCTCGCCTTCGGACCGGAGCTGCAGGACGAGGCGACCGTCGGGGTCCTGCTCGCCCTCGTCCTGGCCACCCTGCTCGGCTGGCTCGTCTTCACGCTGGCCGCCGTCCTGCACGGTGAGACCACTGCAGGGCTGCCCACGGTCCTCGACCGGCCGGTCGACCCCGAGCGGGACCACGTCCGCGGCTCCGTCACGGCGCCGCTGACGCTCGTCGAGTACGCCGACTTCGAGTGCCCGTTCTGCGGACGGGCCACGGGTGTGGTCGCCGAGGTCCGGGCGCACTTCGGCGCGGACCTGCGCTACGTGATGCGGCACCTGCCCCTGCCCGACGTCCATCCGCACGCCGAGCTCGCCGCGCTCGCCGTCGAGTCCGCCGGGGCCCAGGGTCGCTTCTGGGAGATGCACGACCTGCTCTTCGAGCACCAGGGGCAGCTCGAGACCGAAGACCTGGCCGGCTACGCGAGCGAGCTGGGGCTCGACGTCGAGCGGTTCCTGCGCGACCTCGACGACGAGGTGCACAGCGACCGCATCAGGGAGGACGTGCGCAGCGCCGAGGCGAGCGGTGCCCGAGGCACGCCGACGTTCTTCGTCGGCGACCAGCGGCACGTCGGGCCCTATGACGCGCAGACCCTCATCGCCGAGCTCGAGGCCAGCCGCAGGGACCCGGCCCGGGAGGAGCGGCCCCGAGCCGGGCACGCCTGA
- a CDS encoding hemerythrin domain-containing protein, translated as MTSPTTTPVERDEAAAATIRRHHEHLVAELETLVAALGTAPGTAPGTAPGTRGTDPGEASGSAKARLVDWARTSLAPHAAGEETTFYRTAAGTEAGHLLVAALVAEHGVILGIVDAIEASTEPAAAAAWAEALLRVFTSHAAKENDLVLPLLVADPGANLEALLEEMHHEVH; from the coding sequence ATGACATCGCCGACCACCACCCCTGTCGAGCGCGACGAAGCAGCCGCCGCCACGATCCGACGGCACCACGAGCACCTCGTCGCCGAGCTCGAGACCCTCGTCGCCGCGCTGGGCACTGCGCCGGGCACTGCGCCGGGCACTGCGCCGGGCACCCGAGGCACCGACCCCGGTGAGGCGTCAGGGAGTGCGAAGGCGCGCCTCGTCGACTGGGCTCGCACGTCCCTGGCGCCCCACGCGGCCGGGGAGGAGACGACGTTCTACCGCACTGCCGCGGGCACCGAGGCCGGCCACCTCCTCGTCGCCGCCCTGGTCGCCGAGCACGGTGTCATCCTCGGCATCGTCGACGCGATCGAGGCGAGCACCGAGCCGGCCGCGGCGGCCGCGTGGGCCGAGGCGCTGCTCCGCGTCTTCACGAGCCACGCGGCGAAGGAGAACGACCTCGTCCTCCCCCTCCTCGTCGCGGACCCGGGTGCGAACCTCGAAGCGCTCCTCGAGGAGATGCACCACGAGGTGCACTGA
- a CDS encoding protein kinase domain-containing protein, with protein MEDHPRPGEFVTVRPGAAGAPWVADPLGEPSPPPLDGAPTLEDVVQQTGGLTDGETIAVAGRVATALAAAHGAGVVHGALDPGVVVLSPEDGVVQVGGFGGSAGSAGSAGSAGSAGGGSGSTAEDAPSPYLAPEQVAGDEADARSDLYALGCLMMTLLSGAPPAPATLVATGPDSSEPAAARTGAPWPSDAKPDVDPALNGLVHDLLAVSPDRRPTSAGEVVSRLGRIEADLADRGVVVALPVAVGVGVAAAAADLPDDSEPTLMDSLIGEESGDESEDESDDGSPSAAGSLATRPMAMVTTLPWPWVSGSLAAVALVLVILFMSFGRGGVDAPTGAPGTIAPAPTSPTATEPATSNGTTTAGTSTTSRTTTTNLTSTTTTTSLTSAASPPAPSRTASPPVASTAPRSLDEAISSLRSTVRSVVANGDVGAAAGQDLIAAADELTTWADRSSVQLRRRVSDLDGYVDRLLSSGDITNAGYQQVSGAISAVQGQLG; from the coding sequence ATGGAGGACCACCCGCGACCGGGGGAGTTCGTCACGGTTCGTCCCGGCGCAGCGGGGGCCCCGTGGGTCGCCGATCCCCTCGGTGAGCCCAGCCCGCCACCCCTGGACGGCGCACCCACGCTCGAGGACGTGGTTCAGCAGACTGGGGGCCTGACGGACGGCGAGACGATCGCGGTGGCCGGTCGGGTGGCCACTGCGCTCGCCGCAGCGCACGGCGCCGGCGTCGTGCACGGCGCGCTCGACCCGGGGGTCGTCGTGCTCTCGCCGGAGGACGGGGTCGTGCAGGTCGGCGGCTTCGGGGGATCAGCGGGGTCAGCGGGGTCAGCGGGGTCAGCGGGGTCAGCGGGGGGCGGCAGTGGATCGACCGCCGAAGACGCGCCCTCTCCCTATCTCGCGCCCGAGCAGGTCGCCGGGGACGAGGCCGACGCACGCAGCGACCTCTACGCCCTCGGCTGCCTCATGATGACCCTGCTGAGCGGAGCACCTCCAGCACCCGCGACGCTCGTCGCGACGGGACCGGACAGCTCTGAGCCAGCAGCCGCGCGGACCGGCGCACCGTGGCCGTCCGACGCGAAGCCCGATGTCGATCCAGCCCTGAACGGGCTCGTCCACGACCTGCTCGCTGTGTCGCCGGACCGTCGCCCGACGTCCGCGGGTGAGGTCGTGAGCCGGTTGGGGCGGATCGAGGCCGACCTGGCCGACCGGGGCGTCGTCGTGGCCCTGCCGGTCGCCGTCGGGGTCGGGGTCGCCGCTGCCGCCGCTGATCTCCCCGACGACTCGGAACCGACCCTGATGGACTCGCTGATCGGCGAGGAGTCGGGGGACGAGTCGGAAGACGAGTCGGATGACGGCTCCCCTTCGGCTGCGGGGTCACTCGCGACGCGGCCGATGGCGATGGTCACCACCCTCCCGTGGCCGTGGGTCAGCGGGAGCCTGGCCGCGGTCGCACTCGTCCTCGTCATCCTCTTCATGTCGTTCGGTCGTGGCGGCGTCGACGCCCCGACTGGCGCACCCGGGACGATCGCGCCGGCGCCAACCAGCCCCACAGCGACCGAGCCTGCCACCTCGAACGGCACGACCACCGCCGGGACGTCGACGACGAGCCGTACGACCACGACGAACCTGACCAGCACGACGACTACCACCAGCCTCACCTCGGCGGCGAGCCCGCCTGCACCAAGCCGGACAGCCTCGCCTCCCGTGGCAAGCACGGCGCCGCGGAGTCTCGACGAGGCGATCAGCTCACTCCGATCCACGGTGCGCAGCGTCGTCGCGAACGGAGACGTCGGCGCCGCAGCCGGCCAGGACCTCATCGCAGCTGCCGACGAGCTCACGACGTGGGCAGACCGCAGCTCCGTCCAGCTGAGACGCAGGGTGTCGGACCTCGACGGCTACGTCGACCGGCTGCTCTCGTCGGGAGACATCACCAACGCGGGTTACCAACAGGTGTCCGGCGCCATCTCTGCAGTGCAAGGGCAGCTCGGCTGA